In Xenorhabdus griffiniae, the genomic window CACTTTTTAATTTAAAATCAACATAAAAAGATAAAAATAAGCTAAAAACAAATCCTATTACAGCCATAAACCCAAATATTCCGCCTGTTTTATTATTGAATACTACCTGCTTTTTAGTCAAAATATACTTGAATAATAATAAAGAAAAATACATACATAATGGGCTAAACCAAATAAGACAACCATTTTTTGTTGAAAAAGTAATAACCTCACTTCTAGTTATAAATGAAATGTAATCATGTGTTGATATTAATACAGCAGTAACGGAAACACACATGAATGTCGCAGCAGCTATAAATATTTTTAATCTACTACTATTATCCACGAGAGTATCTACCCCATAAATTAAAAAATTGGTCAGGGTGATAAGATGTAGGTGATTTTAATTTATGCTCTTTAAATCTTTTAATTATGCTTTCACTAATTTTAAAATGGTCATCTATTGCATATAAAATTGCAGAAATAATAATTCCAACACCAAAAACACCTATCGCCACAACGACAGCACTAGCCCCAATAGCAAAAACTGGCGAAGTTACTATTGCACCAACAGTAATCCTGGCTAATGCCGTAGCTACAACTACTTTTGCTATATCCATTGAGAGATTAACTGTAAAATCAACTAAAGCATATTCATCTTTAAGCAGCAATTCAACAGCCCGATATCCAGCGGCATATATAACACCGAACCTTGCTCCTTTGGCAATATTACCTTCTATAGCTGCAGTACCTATTCCTACATCCATTATTTTTTTTGTAGTTATTAGTATAATCAAAATCATCTTCAACCCATGTTCTTAAGCGTGGATCATATTTCATTTTTATAACTCCACTTATATCTATTGTTAATTAATATTTTATCGGGTCTATCTATTTTTTTTAATTTTTCTGAATTATTGGGAGACAGGTCAAGTTTTCCTATCGGAGTAAAAAGTGGCGTTTGGGCTAGTTATAACGCTATTTAAGGATATCTTCAGGAGCTATGATATTTTTTGCAAAGTCAGGGCAAAAAAAAGCCAACATAAAGTTGGCCTATAAAAGTAAACACTGGAAGCAATGTGAGCAATGTCGTACTTTCACATGGACCCTGAAGGTGGTGCACTGAAAGTGCTAAGAATGATAATCGTTATCAATATCATTTGTAAAGCGTTTTTTTAATCAAAGTTGAGATCTTGCTTTAGATACGCTTTTTGCCATGTCAATCATGTGGTTAATTAACCCCCCAATTCCATCTGATAGAGATGTTGTGTACCCATATCATGAAATTGATAGGGCGTTACTTGGTAGCCCCGTAGCCACAACAAAAACCACCCATCATGCGTGTCTGGGCAAAGTCCGGCGAATCGAAATCCGCCTTTTTTTAGCAATGAGCACAATCCCAGAGCTTCTTCACATGCTGGCAGTTTCAAATAGATTAACTGGCCAGAGGGAAGATCGATGACCTCAGATAAAAAGTCAGCATGGACCTCGTATAGTGTAATTTCCAAACGTCGGCCAGATTTTTTAATGCTAAATGGTTCAGAGATCATAGGGGGCTGGCACACTGATGGTGCATTTAGGGATGATTCACCAACATATTGACTGACCTGGGCGACCCAACCTTGCCAGGGCTGGGGCCAGTTTAGTTTAGGTAATGGCAATGATTTAAGCGGTAAAATACCTTGAATAATACTTTCGGGTTCTGGCAGTCCAAATGGCGAATCAACATAATCCAGCATCAGTGCCGTAGAATAGAAACCCAAATTTTGGGCGATGTACTGGCTTTTAGGGTGTGAACATACCTGTTTTATCGTCAATAAATTATAGCC contains:
- a CDS encoding DUF1240 domain-containing protein, whose amino-acid sequence is MDNSSRLKIFIAAATFMCVSVTAVLISTHDYISFITRSEVITFSTKNGCLIWFSPLCMYFSLLLFKYILTKKQVVFNNKTGGIFGFMAVIGFVFSLFLSFYVDFKLKSENYITCAKSSWIAPNKYVKDVSLCK
- a CDS encoding GNAT family N-acetyltransferase, giving the protein MTILPSTIQIRSYQPGDDKKISQLFREVYGDSYVYPDIYLPRLINDYQSTGQWYSALAFHQGLLIGHASLVKDTVQKNQAELALIAVYPAFQGHGVAKSLGSYLCHYAKEQGYNLLTIKQVCSHPKSQYIAQNLGFYSTALMLDYVDSPFGLPEPESIIQGILPLKSLPLPKLNWPQPWQGWVAQVSQYVGESSLNAPSVCQPPMISEPFSIKKSGRRLEITLYEVHADFLSEVIDLPSGQLIYLKLPACEEALGLCSLLKKGGFRFAGLCPDTHDGWFLLWLRGYQVTPYQFHDMGTQHLYQMELGG